Proteins encoded within one genomic window of Bos indicus x Bos taurus breed Angus x Brahman F1 hybrid chromosome 18, Bos_hybrid_MaternalHap_v2.0, whole genome shotgun sequence:
- the LOC113875311 gene encoding interferon lambda-4-like: protein MGQSGTAAAVVGLWVLVTVGVAANPNVTEPQRCLLSHYRSLDPRALLAVKALRDHYEEETLSWGPQNCSIRPKRNPPRPSSCAMLRRMARDLADAQAVLSSLPSPELFPGVGQTLELLAAAGRDVAACLELARPGSWRRSPRRPGRRPKTRRAESPRCHEATVIFHLLRLLAWDLRLVAHAGPCL, encoded by the exons ATGGGGCAGAGTGGCACAGCCGCAGCGGTCGTGGGATTGTGGGTCTTGGTGACTGTGGGTGTAGCTGCCAACCCCAACGTGACTGAGCCTCAGCGCTGCCTCCTCTCACACTATCGCTCCTTGGACCCCCGGGCGCTGCTGGCTGTCAAGGCGCTGAGGGACCACTAT GAAGAAGAGACGCTGAGCTGGGGGCCCCAAAACTGCTCGATCCGCCCGAAGAGGAACCCTCCCCGGCCGTCG TCCTGTGCGATGCTCCGCCGGATGGCCCGCGACCTCGCCGACGCCCAGGCCGTGCTGAGCAGCCTGCCGAGCCCCGAGCTCTTCCCCGGCGTCGGGCAGACCCTGGAGCTGCTGGCGGCCGCGGGGCGGGACGTGGCGGCCTGC CTCGAGCTGGCCCGGCCAGGCTCCTGGAGGAGGTCCCCGCGGCGGCCCGGGAGGCGTCCCAAGACTCGCCGAGCT GAGTCGCCTCGATGCCACGAAGCCACCGTCATCTTCCACCTCCTGCGCCTGCTCGCGTGGGACCTGCGGCTGGTGGCGCACGCGGGGCCTTGTCTGTGA
- the LOC113875312 gene encoding interferon lambda-3-like — protein sequence MPPPLRLDPERSERRAAGAALLRGLTEPGGLSASTRMRWCLRRSFLKDQEESPGTSDMAPGCTLVLVLMLTTVALSRTGAVPVPSAPRALPPARGCHMAQFKSLSPQELQAFKTARDAFEDSFLPKDWDCSTHLFPRTRDLKHLQVWERPVALEAELALTLTVLEAMANSSLGHSLEQPLRTLQNIHSKLQACVPAQPTASSRPRGRLHHWLHRLQEARKESQDCLEASVMFNLLRLLTRDLKCVASGDQCV from the exons ATGCCGCCGCCGCTCCGTCTGGACCCGGAGCGCTCAGAGCGCCGGGCTGCGGGCGCCGCCCTCCTCCGTGGTCTCACTGAACCAGGGGGTCTCTCAGCCTCGACCCGTATGCGCTGGTGCCTGAGGCGCTCTTTCCTCAAAGACCAGGAAGAGTCCCCGGGAACCAGCG ACATGGCCCCGGGCTGCACGCTGGTGCTGGTGCTGATGCTGACGACCGTGGCGCTGAGCAGGACAGGAGCAGTTCCTGTGCCCTCTGCCCCCAGGGCCCTCCCACCTGCCAGGGGCTGCCACATGGCCCAGTTCAAGTCTCTGTCCCCTCAAGAGCTGCAGGCCTTCAAGACGGCCAGGGATGCCTTT GAAGACTCGTTCTTGCCAAAGGACTGGGACTGCAGCACCCACCTTTTCCCCAGGACCCGGGACCTGAAGCACCTGCAG GTGTGGGAGCGCCCTGTGGCTCTGGAGGCAGAGCTGGCCCTGACACTGACAGTCCTGGAGGCCATGGCTAACTCATCCCTGGGCCACAGCCTGGAGCAGCCCCTTCGCACGTTGCAGAACATCCACTCCAAGCTCCAGGCCTGT gtccCAGCTCAGCCCACAGCAAGCTCCAGGCCCCGGGGCCGCCTCCACCACTGGCTGCACCGCCTCCAGGAGGCCCGGAAG GAGTCCCAGGACTGCCTCGAAGCCTCTGTGATGTTCAACCTCCTCCGCCTCCTCACCCGGGACCTGAAATGTGTTGCCAGCGGAGACCAGTGTGTCTGA
- the SYCN gene encoding syncollin — protein MSPLCPLLLTLALLAVPGVRGACPASADLNNADGTRTCAKLYDKSDPYYENCCAGAVLSLEPGADLPYLPSDWTKVISSIVVGQRCELTVWSGRGKEGKSRKFSAGSYPRLEEYRRGLFGDWSNAISAVYCSCK, from the coding sequence ATGTCCCCGCTGTGCCCACTGCTGCTGACCCTTGCCCTGTTGGCCGTCCCCGGCGTCCGGGGCGCCTGCCCGGCGTCCGCCGACCTGAATAACGCCGACGGGACGCGCACGTGCGCCAAGCTCTACGACAAGAGCGACCCCTACTACGAGAACTGCTGCGCCGGCGCCGTGCTCTCCTTGGAGCCGGGCGCCGACCTGCCCTACTTGCCCTCGGACTGGACGAAAGTCATCTCTTCGATCGTGGTGGGCCAGCGCTGCGAGCTCACCGTGTGGTCCGGTCGCGGCAAGGAGGGCAAGTCGCGCAAGTTCTCGGCCGGTAGCTACCCGCGCCTGGAGGAGTACCGCCGCGGCCTCTTCGGGGACTGGTCCAACGCCATCTCCGCGGTCTACTGCAG